In Sesamum indicum cultivar Zhongzhi No. 13 linkage group LG1, S_indicum_v1.0, whole genome shotgun sequence, the sequence atatatatagaataaataaacaaacattTCCCTTTCCTTTTACCTAAGACTATTGGCaaaaatgcattaattatcatattctATAAGGCGCGTAGAGCACGGGTGAGAACCACGGGAGGCAAAGGTGCACGGGCTACTCTAGCAATcagtaattatacataatacGAAAGTgtgataaaatattcataatttaacaaaCCTGTAGACAACATAGAATGAGGAGGAGGGATGAAGGTAACATGGGCGCCCGGGTGTTCCGGAGGAGGACCCGCTGCTGCTATTccaaatttcttcttcttcttcttcttatttatTATCCAATCACCAAACTTTCTTCTTAAATTATGGAATTGTTCCGGAGCTCACCACCACAGACTCTAATTATTCTTATCGTATAATTAATTCGTATTGCGTTAAAATTTTACGAGGgtttaaatcatttttattagcaaacaatatatattgtcaaatgctttatgaattattataagatAATTCCACTCTAAGTAATAATAAAGTTGGATAGGCAATTGGTAGGCTGAAAGTATGATCAGCCTCCACACTCCAACAGTTGTTACAATACACAACATTATTAGatgataatattgaatttcgaacttaatatataatttaaattaaaaaaaaaagtgaaaaattattattgtaaattgGAATAATAGTTATTGGGGGTGGGGTGTAGGTGGTCCCTGTGATGATGAAGCGAGTTCCAAGAGTTGGTTTGCGGATGGTGAAGTGGAGTTGAAGGAGCAGAGGAGGAGGGGGTTGTGTCCGTGTCAGGGAAACCCCACGCGTGTTCTCATTCAACCCCATCCCCTCCGGTTTCTTATTCCAATACCACCACCTCCACCCTCCTACCTGCCCATTTAACCCACCAAACtcttttctattatttgtattttggtattttttttgtataaataataaattattagtgtTAAATAGTGTGAAAGATTAAAGAGTGGAGTAGCGGAGGAAATCCGCACTTGAAGGTAAAGGAAAAACGAAGAAAAGCCAAAGCAAGGCAGCTCACACTCACAGAATATTCCGTCTACGCCGGGCGCACAGTATGAGTACACATTGGAAAagatggtgatggtgatggcGAATCGGCAGTCAGTTATCCGCTGCGCGCACGTGCACACCACTTTCCATCATTGCTCTCCTCTACTCCCACATAATTCCAACTCTCCATGCTCCCcactttcaattttactaCCTTACTAccacattttttcttttcatttctattctttttatttttatttttctctttccattATTTCAAAGTTCTAaatcattatattatattagtaatatgatttatttaatctttaattttcGGGGTCACGGCCCGTTATGCTATTTTATATTCTTGCAATTGAGgttccaatatttttaaaagtccctcttctttttttcttttttaaataaaagatgattaattaataatattatgagtttcaaatattaataaaattataaaaatgcaatatatataaataaattcataattgataattactataaaaatagattgaaaTAGACAAATATACATAAAGTGGTGGAAAATGAATGAGGAGGGAGGAAGTCGATTTAGaatttcctaaaaaataaactttattgaAATCTTACAattgttgctttttttttcttaaaaaaatatatatatatattgcgaaaatgaaaggaaaaaagaagacgttatatatattgatgaaatGATGGGTGGAGTCCTTCGGATGCCCATAAAACATAATTGGAGAAGTCCCTTTTCCCAACCATAACCCTAAAATTGGTTTTGTGTGTTTCCTAAACATTACCCGAATAAGGCTGTGTCTggatttgagagagagagagagagagggctTTAGACACGGTCTGACCCGCATTGTTTTTTGTGGGTCATTTGGGGGCCCTATTTCAATTTCCCATGACCCACATGtgcgctctctctctcttttctcccTTGCTTTCTTGTCGTTACCTTAACATGATGTCCAAACTTAGTTCCGGTATTGAACCCCGAAAACGCCGTCGTATTCTGCCCCTCCTCAATCTCATCATGCCACTACATACATATTCCACGTAAATGTAGCTAAGCTGGTCAAACCTCAACCCCTCTCTACCAATAATTGGTATTTATCATTCATCTTGTCCtcttcatctctctctctctctctctcatctcaATTGTGTTTAGTTTAATGTTGGACGTCCATCCGTCTGCCCCACGACTCCACTACCTAATTactaataacaataataataattcaaacatcCATCAgatcttcatcatcatctcattACTTCAACCtcaataccaaaattaagctgttcatctctttcttgattttgatgaAGAAGAACATTAATGATTTgcagagagagaaacaaataCGTAATATAAACTTTTAGGGCTCATCACCTTCCTCATATCATATTTCCATTTCaatccctctctctctctctatatgtgtgtgtgtgtgtgtgtgggtattGAGAAACGTACaagaattcatcaatatttgcAAAGAGAATCGAAGTAGTAGAAAAGATGAAATGGCTGGTGAAGTCATCCTGGTTTTGGtttatgcatgtgtgtgtgtatatatatatcaaaaacaTGTAGGTTAATTATGTGTAAAGAATATATAGAGATGCTATAATTTTCGTAATTTCAAAAATGGATGAGAAGGAGAAATGAGGTTTTTATATTGAGCTTACTAtatacccttttttttttttttttggcttttttaACCTTTTAACTAATGTGATTGGGGTAGACTACACTACATGATAATGAAATTGTGAGGGTTATATGATGAAATCAGAATTaagtatttgatttattatgtatgtatatataatatgagaaattaaatcattaaaatataaataatgaaatagaaggatatataattaagtgttCATTCTTATCCATCCAAGTAGTACGTAGATGGATGTGGGTGTGGGTGAGAGGGTAAATTTAGAGGTCAAGGGTCCCATTTCCATTCCCATTCCCATTCCCATTCCCATTCCCACCGCCCATGCTCTCAAGTTTATTTACCAAAATCAATTTCATGGAACAACAAACCCTTATTTCACTATTCTTCCTCCTTCCAATTCCCTTTTCCCATTCACCTAACCCAAACCCAAACTTAATAACATCAATTTTcccaactctctctctctctctctctctctctctctccccccctTCACCAACAGCAGCAACAGATAGAAAGCTGATGATGTTGAACAGGAAAAACTAGAGAAATTGTCATATGAGAGTGGGGAGAGGAAAGGGATGCTTTCTTAATTCAGCTCAAATCTTTCTCTCTCACTATTCTACGCTTCCCCTCCATTTCTTTTCTCAGCTTCCTTAATCGCCTCTTTCTTCCTCAATTTCCCCAACAAAACATAACCTACCAAGctatattcattattttcaagaatttggagaacaagtttttaagtttttctctacattttttgcattttaaacAAGCTAcagaaattcaagaataatCCAACTACTGAAATTTGTGATGGATCAGCTAGCTCATGGCCGCCCTCTCCCACCGCCCTTCCACGCCAGAGATCTTCAGCTCCACCACCAGTTCcagcaccaccaccacctccatcAAAACCCGGAAGATGAGCAAAGTGGGAACACTAATCCAAATCGCACCCTAAAGCGAGATCGCCAAGACGATTACGGCCTTCCCACCACTACTTCAGCCGCCACAGACACCACTCCCACTTCCCAAGGCAGAGAGCTTGTCCACACTGGGCAGCTTGATCAAACCGAGGTCACACGCAGACCTCGTGGCCGCCCCGCCGGGTCTAAAAACAAGCCCAAGCCCCCCATCATAATCACTCGAGACAGCGCAAATGCCCTCAGATCCCACGTGATGGAAGTTGCTAATGGCTGCGACATTCAAGAGAGTATATCAACCTTCGCCACACGGCGGCAGCGAGGCGTTTGCATCCTGAGTGGCAACGGAACCGTAACGAATGTAACCCTCCGGCAGCCAGCCGCGCCGGGGGCTGTCGTGACTTTACACGGGAGATTCGAAATTCTGTCTCTTTCGGGATCATTTCTTCCCCCGCCAGCTCCGCCAGCGGCATCGGCTCTAACCATATACTTGGCAGGCGGGCAAGGGCAGGTGATGGGAGGGACTGTGGTGGGGCCGCTGCTGGCTTCCGGACCAGTTGTAATCATGGCCGCGTCCTTTGGTAATGCTGCATACGAGCGACTGCCgctagaagaagaagagacgGCGGTGGGAGGGGTGTCGAGCGGCGGGCAGATGGGATCGCCGGGGATGGTGGGGCAACAAGGTCAGCAACTGATGAATGATCCCAACACAAATATGTTTCAAGGGACGATGCCTCCTCAAAACATGCTGAATTCGTGCGGACAGTTACCAGCTGAGGCATACTGGGGGACAGGCCGCCCACCTTTctgatataataattaacgGGAAACCAGGAGGAGGAAATCCGAAGAACCCTCGACTCGTGGTTAATTTTCTTCCGACGGATGACATGATTTTCACTAGTTGTTGCAAATCATTTTgcagtaattaattaattctccttcttgattttcttcttaGAGTACGTACGTAGTTGTTGAATTATATATCTGGAGTTCATGGTGTCATCTCtggttaattaatatacattagCGCCGCTTGCAGGCTTTCATTGAAGAGGGATCCATGTAAAAAGTCATGAATTCTTTGTGGGGTTTTTCGTTAAATCTATGAGAATATaggtttgattaaatatttgcAGTACGTAtattgatatacatatatatgatctcGATCTCTCCAGGAGTggaatattatatgtaattcaAGAAGATGGATGTGGAGGAGCTAAGCTACCTAGCTAGGCAATCAAGTTTACTTAAACTTTATGTTTGTCTCTAAATCAATTTGTGGTTGCAGGCAGCTATGAGCTATGAGTTAGCTAACCAGCCATCCAGCCCGCCTGCCTGGTAACTTGTGTGACAATCATGATCGATCATCATCACTTGCTGATGAAGAAACAATCTAGGTAGAGGGTTTTAGGTGGCTTTTTGTTGGTGGTTTGTTTCTTTGCTTGCTGTTTTTGGTACTTCATCCAAACCTCTATATTTTTGCAAGCTCAGAAAACTAACTTGATGTCTCTAAAAATCTTTATCTGATGGAtcatgttcatatatatatatatatatagttttggTGCATCTATAGGCAGGCATTTAGGTGTAGGTACCATTAATGCATTTCCAAcgtaaaataatcaatttcaaTTGTTGAGATTTTGATGAGTGGATATGCAGGTTAGAAGAATGAGGGTATTATTGAGCGGACATGATCACTTGAATGAAGAGATCagaggtatatatatatatagatatatatacatgtgggGCTTGCTTACATTCCGCCTTCATTTCTCTAGCTAGCTAGCTCGGGTCTTTGACTGCATCTGCATATATGTGTTCAACTGTAGAGAgacatgaatattcatttggTTACATTTACACGTGCTGTGCACCCCTTCAGCTCTCAACTCAATTAGTGCCTTTTCCAGGCACAACTACTCATCCTTCCTCACTCTCAAATTAACACACCACGCCTGCACTGCACCCTAACACATACATGTAtacacctctctctctcatctgtgtatgtgtgtgtgagagagagagagaggaccTACATGCATGCAGAGTGAGGTCATAAGCAATCAGTAGTAGTCGGGCATGTCTAGATTCAGGATGAATGGTTCACTGCATCAAGACTCAATGTGGGTTGCATTCTTTCCCTTCACATGCACTTAATGATCTACTTATTTTCCTCTATTTCtccaactctctctctctctctctctatttggCCGTCACAATACAATATTTCTTGGTGTAATTGGATCAGTgatctcttcttcttcaacccATAGCTTATAAGTAGGTTTTCTTGTTCATCATCATGCATCTTCTGGTAATCTTCCAACACTCGGTAATTAATCGTTGGTGGGATAATTGTCttataaattcttgaatttcagacatatatatattaatcagtTCCTTCAGGagctatatatatttcaaggCTCAATCATTGTTCCTTAGTTTCTCTTTCCAAGTATATATTGTCCTTATTTCGATCTAAGAGCAGTAATTAATTTCCTTGCATGCAATTAACTTTACAAAGATTTTTTTCTAGctactttattaattatcatgacCAAGAAATGCATTTAAGAAATCATGAAGTTTGAGCTGCTAGTCCTATATATGATCAAGATCAGGACattggttatatatatatgctgcTAATTGCCCTAATTTACTTTGTTCTACGtatcattatataatataatatatatatatatatatatcttctccACGTTTGAAATTTAGATAGTGTAGGGATTAATTTCACCTTATCAATAGAAGATTACGTTTTTGGCCTTAGACAATTAATTCGAGAGAACTAGTTTTTATTAACATCTgcttaatttgataaaaaaactCGTTCCCCATCAATAccttaatttttagtttattaacTACGTAAGGCACTGAGCTTTTAGAGAGATAATACTTGGGTTTTTTTTCCTGTTTCTTTgataaaatgattatatatatatatatatagtgatattgaaattaataatctcaaattttttattgctaatTAGTGAATGTTGTCTCATATttccattaattatatacatatcatcTTTATATTAATCGGCGTTGCGctaggataattatatatatatatatgtatatatgtatataatcaTCATACCAACTAATTTGAGGAGATAGCTACCTTGATAGCTAGCTATCTATATAATCATACCAACACTAGCTATCTTGGTAGCTATCTCCTCAAATTAGTTGGTGTgattattactatatatatatatactcctccctatttttaaaattatactgtGAGGATAATGctttatttccaaaaaaaataagaatatatacattttttcctttttttatattaatccCAAAATGAAAAGTAATTGTACAAGGGTTTTTGGATGacaaaatttgagaagaaattgATCATCAAGTTTTATATTAACCGTACGTTTTAATTTTCACTAAAATTAATGTGTGACTTGTATGGTTATAAAGTAACAAGCATTAAggattatatttatatatatatatgtatatacaagCACGTTTAACATACGTACTGTCATATATGTTTAGTATGAAATGATGATGGATACAATCCATCATACCATTCATATATTCAGATATCAAAAGCGGACAATTAttatgagaatatatatatatgtgtatatattttcacatttaGGAACGTACGAAAGAATtcataattgtaatatttatttaaacaagaaCTTGATTCATTAATGGGGATCGAGAAAAATAAGTAGCGTTAAGAGGAGATTTGTTGTCATTTTGCAGTCATACTTTTAGTAGCTGCATTCTGTATAGTGTGCCAAATATTTTACACCCATAATTAATGTTGGTTTTGCTTAACAGCAATATGAGTCTGAAAACAATAAGGGcagtttcatatatatatgcatataatgtTAGGcctatatattaattgcatTCTCCTTCACTATATATTCATCAAGCTAGGATTAAATTACATGTCAAGTTGTATGGCCCCAGTTCATTAgcattatatacatatatattttctactttCAACATCTACCGATTCACCAAAGGagatatattttgatattatgaTTTGGCTCATCTTTGAACTTTGTTTTGGCACTTTCATTTGGAAACAGCACTCATTCACATTCTACACAGTTAGAAAAGTCAAAATAGAATTAACATACCACTTTGACCAAAGGAATGGAGTTCATCGTCAAATCTGAATAAGGATGTTTTGCCAGGACGGCAGCTGCATACGTTATCGTATCAAGTATTCAAGAACAAGTACGTAAAAGCcaattatttgtcaatttgGAACCGATGTGTGACGTTGTGTAATGCATAAAAACATCAAAGTTATGTAAGCATATGTTGTAGAAATACTACCGTGCATGAGAATAAATTGAAATCCACACTTTTGGTGGGCTCAAGGTCAAGACCTTTTTCACGTCATAAAGTAAAGGAAATTAGAAAACTCTAATTATTGAGCAAAGTCTCATTGATAACTGCATTAAGTTTGATGAAACCTCACACAGGGGACATGCTTCAAGTTTAtcacacaaaaacaaatttcatcGACTATCTTCTTATATACAACTGCCagtaaatgaaaaatcaacCACTACAAAACTGAAGCTGAAGCAACCGCATATAGGGACTGCCGGCACAAAAAAATGTGGTAACGTAAAAAGTTAACGGACAATCATATGGAGAATCTTTTCAGGCAGAAGCTATAATCACATTTCATGGTACAGCATCCCTAAGTGCTGCAGACGGCATTCTAAAGACCTTTTGCTGGTCACCAAGAGATATATAAGAGGAGAAATTAGGTTAGGTCAATAAATCGGTATTTACACCTCTATTCTCAAGCGTCGCATTTCAGCTTGAAATGTGGAACTTGATGTCAAAGTTCGACGAGCAAGAGCCCTTATGTCTTCCCTAGAACAGTCACGTGAAATACGAACTAGCTCCCACAGGGCTCCTCCACTGATCATATCTTTTGCGTTAACCTCTACAAAGATTGTGAAAGTAAAATTTGTAATGTATTGGAAGATGCAGTATGTTACTAATAGAAGATTGGTTGTATTGGAGATTACCATGCTGTGCCAGGTGGCAGAGTGCAAGCTCAACATGGCGTCTGATTAGTGACGCTTCATTATTGGCATTTTGTACTATCCACGGCAATGCACCATCCTCAATCAAGAGAGATCGGCCTTCTCTTGTTCCTGTCATGGAAATTTGAGTTTATTCAAATGCACATATAAATGTTGATGATATGGGGTTTTTATTGACAACTCCATCAGCCACATGTTCGCAAAGGTAGGTAATGTTACATGGATGTGGTAGGAAAATTGTGGTcatctttttgtttatttttggcTTCTGAAGGTAACTGATGAGATGGTGATGAACCAAATCTGTGCTTGAGTGTTGATTCCATTGACAAAATGTTTGAGAATTAAGATCTAGAGGCAATTAAATTGTGTTGTGCCTGTTCAAAACACTGTACTGGACATTCATATAGCATTGCAGAAGAGATTACCTTGAGAAGATGCCCTAGATTCACACTTTGCGAAGTTTGCGATACCGCGGGCAACTTGAGACAGAACATCCGGATGTCTACATCTTACCATCCCTAATAGAGCTTTGATGCCGCCTTCTGACCTCAGCCTTGTTTGCAGTTTATCTGAGAGACCATGGTACCAGGACCAAAAAATGAGACAACACACCCAAAAGTTAAAATGATATTAGAGGTaaagggagggagggagggagggagggggACTAAAAGTCTCAACATGCCAGAATCAGTTCACATTCAATGAGTTGCTCCAATTCAATACTGATACAATAAGATCAATAATGCTATATGATTTCAGGAAACAAAACGTCTTTCTTGAACAATCTCGACAAAGATCACATAAGATAACACTCTAACCGAGAGGATTCCACATCAAAGGAACACCATAAGGAAGAGTTAGAGCTTTACTGAGACTTGAACTGCAAAATCAAATATCCTACCATTCCCACATAGATTAGCTATTGCTCCAGCAACCATTCTCAGAGTCTGAGGATCTTCAGCATCAGCAGCTGTCATTGCTAATAGACAGATTCCACCTTGGGCCATTATGAGCTCTTGATTAGACTCTGAACAAGGGGAAAAGAATTTTGCGGCAATGAGTAAGACAATTAGAAGACAGGAAATATAGCAGCTCCAATCTTATCAGCATAGTTAAGGGACCCGCTTCcagaaacagaaaatgaagaaataaaggtAGCAGAGATAAGTGTGAACAAGAAGTTACCATTCATAGCAAGATTGGCAATTGCACCAGCTGCTATTCTACGGATTGTTTCATCCTCATACCTTCTAAGGAGCATCAGTAACGAAGTAAGCCCACCAGCTTCAACTATCTTTTCCTGATTCGCTTCtataaaaaacaaagtacTTGGAGGTAAGTTTCTCATGCTATATTCTGTAATTACATCATGGCTCGAGCTAGCAACATTCTCGCAACTTGATAGCAGATGCGCATGATACTAACAAAGAGTTTCCAAATGCTGCAATTTGCTAGATCACTTTAAACTATTTGTTCAACTCGTATTGTCCTTAAATTGCAGAAGTAGTTCTGATATTTAAGAGAATAACGATACTTATAATAACGACAAACTGTCacctaaagaaacaaaagagaaaaagggaaagaaaaaaactaaaaaatccTAAGAAACTCAAAAACAATGGTCAAGTTTgaggagaaaagaaaggaaggaGGCATTCATCACCTCACgcgatataatttataaaagtgagAAAAGTGAAACACCTTCTGCAGCTAAATTGGCCACCACTTTCACAGCATGAATCCGCACATTGGCATCCTCTGACTCAAGCaatgacaatattttttgcaatCCAACTGTCAGATTAATAGATCCATAAATACAAAGGTAGAAGAGAATCTTAAGTCATATAGGAATTAAAACACTATTCAGTACCTTGTTCATGAAGGTTTGTAATTGACGCTCTTTCTCCATTGCTTCCATCTCTAGGCCGCAGATGATTAAGTGGAGTAAAGCAATCCAGACCAAGAAGGGCGTTACCAGAGTTGCCGCTGTCCGAATAGCTTCTAGCCTTTGAGAGTGAATACCAAGAAAAATTTAAGCTAAATGTCAAAATTCCAGTTTATGCATGAAAAGATCTGAGGAGCAAACAAAatggttatttcatttctacTGATGAAAGTTTAATCAAGTAAACCTGAAAACTTCTCCAGTAAAGCATACCCACACAACAATTAAGTCTAGTGTCTCTAGCTACCTTTATAAAAATCAGAAATAACAGAGGACACTCAACTACCAGAATTTATCTTCCCAAGAAAGCTTCTAGGAAATGGATATTTAAGCTTAGGTAGAAATGCCCCAATTTCATTGTAAAATAAGAGCAGAAGTGACTTTACGTTCCAAGCGAGATATAAAACCAGGTTTAGGGAAAATCAAACATAAGAAGAACTTTACACCTCTATATgcacaataaaatatattaaacatacTTGATTAGCTTCTATAGACAGCTGAGCCAATTGACTTCGTAGAACTTTCACTTCTTCTTCAAGTTTCTTCTTCTGACGACTCTCCTCTCCCAGCACTTCTGGAAGGCTAAGGTCGTCAGTACTTCCCCCTGCCAACTACACAACATTAACATTAATTAGTTACACATAATCTGTCAAACTTAGATCCAACAACATGTAAAAAACTAACCTCCATCTTTGAGAATTGAAGTAGCTGTGTTTTTAAGTTTTGAATTTCCTCTTCAGCTGCCTTCCGCAGGCGAGTTTCATTTTGAAGCATAGTTTTTAGCTCAGCAACCTCTTCATTAACAGCACCTCTCTGAACCTGCGACAAGCAATTTAATAATCTTAGCAGATCTTTGAGAAAATGGTACTAAACAAAAACAACGCATGACTTTTAAGTTCTCATTTGCATAAATTTCTGAATTTAGGGTTGACTACAGATAGAGGCAACTAAAAGTTGCACAAATGCGTAAAAGATTGACAGAGGAAAATACAGCACCACTTCGAAGAATCCCTGTTTGAAACTAGACTACCTCTCCATTAATGGCATGCTTTTGCTGGTTGGCAGTCCATTTCTCCTCAAGCTTCTTAATTGATTCCATGTAATCCATCTGACATTTCATTTTCTCCTCCTAATAAAGAAAAGCAGACAAaggtcaaaaaaaaaatca encodes:
- the LOC105171459 gene encoding AT-hook motif nuclear-localized protein 22, coding for MDQLAHGRPLPPPFHARDLQLHHQFQHHHHLHQNPEDEQSGNTNPNRTLKRDRQDDYGLPTTTSAATDTTPTSQGRELVHTGQLDQTEVTRRPRGRPAGSKNKPKPPIIITRDSANALRSHVMEVANGCDIQESISTFATRRQRGVCILSGNGTVTNVTLRQPAAPGAVVTLHGRFEILSLSGSFLPPPAPPAASALTIYLAGGQGQVMGGTVVGPLLASGPVVIMAASFGNAAYERLPLEEEETAVGGVSSGGQMGSPGMVGQQGQQLMNDPNTNMFQGTMPPQNMLNSCGQLPAEAYWGTGRPPF